One Pseudomonas rhizophila DNA window includes the following coding sequences:
- a CDS encoding sulfite exporter TauE/SafE family protein, translated as MLDLAPLLVSALILGLLGGGHCLGMCGGLMGALTLAIPKEQRSRRFRLLLAYNVGRILSYASAGLLIGLAGWAVANSPAAMVMRVLAGLLLIAMGLYLAGWWSGLTRIEGVGRGLWRHIQPVANRLLPVSSLPRALLLGALWGWLPCGLVYSTLLWSASQGDALDSALLMLAFGLGTWPVLLATGMAAERITALLRKRSVRMAGGLLVIVFGIWTLPGPHQHWLMGH; from the coding sequence ATGCTTGATCTGGCGCCATTGTTGGTCTCGGCGCTCATCCTGGGTTTATTGGGCGGCGGCCATTGCCTGGGGATGTGCGGCGGCCTGATGGGCGCCCTGACCCTGGCAATCCCCAAGGAACAGCGCAGCCGGCGCTTTCGATTGCTGCTGGCCTACAACGTTGGGCGGATTCTGAGCTACGCCAGCGCAGGGTTGCTGATCGGCCTGGCTGGTTGGGCCGTGGCCAATAGTCCGGCGGCGATGGTCATGCGCGTGTTGGCCGGCCTGCTGTTGATCGCCATGGGCCTGTACCTGGCGGGCTGGTGGAGCGGCCTGACCCGCATCGAAGGCGTCGGTCGTGGCCTGTGGCGGCATATCCAGCCCGTCGCCAACCGTTTGCTGCCGGTGTCGAGCCTGCCCAGGGCCTTGCTGCTCGGCGCGCTCTGGGGCTGGCTGCCGTGCGGGTTGGTCTACAGCACCCTTCTCTGGTCGGCCAGCCAGGGCGATGCGCTGGACAGCGCGTTGCTGATGCTCGCCTTCGGCCTCGGCACCTGGCCGGTGTTGCTCGCCACGGGCATGGCCGCCGAACGCATCACCGCCCTGTTGCGCAAACGCAGCGTGCGCATGGCCGGCGGGCTGTTGGTGATTGTCTTTGGTATCTGGACCCTGCCAGGGCCGCATCAGCATTGGCTCATGGGGCATTGA
- the ccoS gene encoding cbb3-type cytochrome oxidase assembly protein CcoS: MPALYVMIPAALLIVAIAVYIFFWAVDSGQYDDLDGPAHSILFDDQDPNHKAAVDEASGEPRKPDDKAPPHA; encoded by the coding sequence ATGCCAGCTCTTTACGTGATGATCCCGGCCGCACTGCTGATCGTGGCCATTGCCGTCTACATCTTCTTCTGGGCCGTGGACAGCGGGCAGTACGATGACCTCGACGGTCCGGCCCACAGCATTCTGTTCGACGATCAGGATCCGAACCACAAGGCAGCGGTGGACGAAGCCAGCGGCGAGCCCCGCAAGCCGGACGACAAGGCCCCGCCCCATGCTTGA
- a CDS encoding heavy metal translocating P-type ATPase, translating into MTTPLPCYHCALPVPPGSRFTAVVLGETRELCCPGCQAVAEAIVAGGLESYYQHRSEASANPETLPVQLIDELALYDRPDVQQSFVRHEGELAETTLLIEGISCAACGWLIEKQLRSLPAVAEARLNLSNHRLHVSWADAQLPLSTLLAELRQIGYVAHPYQADQASEQLAAQNRLALRQLGVAGLLWFQAMMATMATWPEFNIDLSPEMHTILRWVALFLTTPIVFYSCAPFFKGAMRDLRTRHLTMDVSVSLAIGGAYVAGIWTSVTGVGELYFDAVGMFALFLLAGRYLERRARERTAAATAQLVNLLPASCLRLEDNGQSERILLSELRTGDRVLVHPGAVLPADGRILDGQSSVDESLLTGEYLPQPRQVGDTVTAGTLNVEGALTVQVLALGQDTRLSAIVRLLERAQAEKPRLAEIADRAAQWFLLFSLVAAAAIGLLWWQLDASRAFWIVLAMLVATCPCALSLATPTALTAATGTLHKLGLLLTRGHVLEGLNQIDTVIFDKTGTLTEGRLALRAIRTLTALDSDQCLGLAAALENRSEHPIARAFGRAPLAAEHVQSTPGLGLEGLVGDQRLRIGQPGFVCELSGAAVPVMPDEPGQWLLLGDDIGPLAWFVLDDRLRTDAPALLAACKARGWRTLLLSGDSSPMVASVAAELGIDEARGGLRPDDKLAVLQQLHQQGRKVLMLGDGVNDVPVLAAADISVAMGSATDLAKTSADAVLLSNRLDALIHAFSLARRTRRVIIENLVWAALYNGLMLPFAALGWITPVWAAIGMSISSLTVVLNALRLTRQPKMQVFDASPDTRPLPA; encoded by the coding sequence ATGACCACCCCACTGCCTTGCTACCACTGCGCCCTGCCCGTCCCCCCGGGCAGTCGCTTCACCGCCGTTGTCCTGGGTGAAACCCGTGAGCTGTGCTGCCCGGGCTGCCAGGCGGTGGCCGAGGCCATTGTCGCTGGTGGTTTGGAAAGCTATTACCAGCATCGCAGCGAAGCGTCGGCCAACCCCGAAACCCTGCCGGTCCAGTTGATCGATGAGCTGGCGCTGTACGACCGCCCGGACGTGCAGCAGTCGTTCGTGCGCCATGAAGGCGAGCTGGCCGAAACCACGCTGCTGATCGAAGGCATCAGTTGCGCCGCCTGCGGCTGGCTGATCGAAAAACAACTGCGCAGCCTGCCGGCCGTGGCCGAGGCGCGGCTGAACCTGTCCAATCACCGCCTGCACGTGAGCTGGGCCGACGCTCAATTGCCGCTGAGCACCTTGCTGGCCGAACTGCGCCAGATCGGCTACGTCGCCCATCCCTACCAGGCCGATCAGGCCAGCGAACAGTTGGCCGCGCAAAATCGCCTGGCCCTGCGCCAATTGGGCGTAGCCGGTTTGCTCTGGTTCCAGGCGATGATGGCGACCATGGCCACCTGGCCGGAATTCAACATCGACCTGAGCCCGGAGATGCACACCATCCTGCGCTGGGTCGCGCTGTTCCTCACCACACCTATCGTGTTCTATAGCTGCGCGCCGTTCTTCAAGGGCGCGATGCGCGACCTGCGCACCCGACACCTGACCATGGACGTTTCGGTGTCCCTGGCCATTGGCGGTGCCTACGTGGCCGGGATCTGGACGTCCGTCACCGGGGTGGGCGAGCTGTATTTCGATGCCGTGGGCATGTTCGCACTGTTCCTTCTGGCCGGTCGCTACCTGGAACGCCGTGCCCGGGAGCGCACCGCTGCCGCCACCGCACAACTGGTCAATCTGCTGCCGGCCTCGTGCCTGCGCCTGGAGGATAACGGCCAGAGCGAACGAATCCTCCTCAGCGAATTGCGCACCGGCGACCGGGTCCTGGTGCATCCCGGAGCGGTTCTGCCGGCCGACGGCAGAATCCTCGACGGCCAGTCCAGCGTGGACGAATCACTGCTGACCGGCGAATACCTGCCACAACCTCGCCAAGTGGGCGACACGGTGACGGCCGGCACCCTTAACGTAGAAGGCGCATTGACGGTCCAGGTGTTGGCACTGGGGCAAGACACCCGGCTGTCGGCCATCGTCCGGTTGCTGGAACGAGCCCAGGCCGAAAAGCCGCGGCTGGCGGAAATCGCCGACCGCGCCGCGCAATGGTTCCTGCTGTTCTCCCTGGTCGCTGCGGCGGCCATCGGTCTGCTGTGGTGGCAACTGGATGCCTCTCGCGCCTTCTGGATCGTGCTGGCGATGCTGGTCGCTACCTGCCCTTGCGCACTGTCCCTGGCCACGCCAACCGCTCTTACCGCCGCCACCGGCACGCTGCACAAGCTTGGCCTGCTGCTGACTCGCGGCCATGTGCTGGAGGGCCTGAACCAGATCGACACGGTGATTTTCGACAAGACCGGCACCCTCACCGAAGGGCGTCTGGCGTTGCGCGCCATTCGAACGCTGACGGCCCTGGACAGTGATCAATGCCTGGGCCTGGCCGCTGCCCTGGAAAATCGCTCCGAACACCCCATCGCCCGTGCCTTTGGCCGCGCGCCACTGGCCGCCGAGCATGTGCAAAGCACCCCGGGGCTGGGTCTGGAAGGGCTGGTGGGTGACCAGCGCCTGCGCATCGGCCAACCCGGTTTTGTCTGCGAACTCAGTGGCGCAGCGGTGCCGGTGATGCCGGATGAGCCCGGACAATGGTTGCTGCTGGGTGATGACATCGGTCCGTTGGCCTGGTTCGTCCTCGACGACCGCTTGCGTACCGACGCCCCGGCATTGCTGGCCGCCTGCAAAGCGCGGGGCTGGCGCACACTGTTGCTGTCGGGCGACAGTTCGCCCATGGTTGCCAGTGTCGCCGCCGAACTGGGCATCGATGAGGCCCGCGGCGGTTTGCGCCCGGACGACAAACTGGCCGTGTTGCAACAGTTGCACCAGCAGGGCCGCAAGGTGCTGATGCTCGGCGACGGGGTGAACGACGTGCCGGTGCTGGCGGCGGCGGACATCAGTGTCGCCATGGGCTCGGCCACCGATCTTGCCAAGACCAGCGCCGATGCGGTGCTGCTGTCCAACCGTCTCGACGCCCTGATCCACGCCTTCAGCCTGGCCCGGCGCACACGGCGGGTGATCATCGAGAACCTGGTGTGGGCGGCACTGTACAATGGCCTCATGTTGCCGTTCGCCGCCCTCGGCTGGATTACGCCGGTGTGGGCCGCGATCGGCATGTCCATCAGTTCGCTGACCGTGGTGTTGAATGCGCTGAGGCTGACTCGCCAGCCCAAGATGCAGGTTTTCGATGCCTCGCCCGATACCCGCCCGCTGCCGGCCTGA